From the genome of Trichosurus vulpecula isolate mTriVul1 chromosome 6, mTriVul1.pri, whole genome shotgun sequence:
CATAGAAGGGGGAGGCCGAGGCACCCCAGGTCTTCTGTTTTTGGGGCCTCCTGATACCTCAGGGTCAGATGGCCCTTCTACAAGTTCCTGGCCCCTGGCACTACCCACTGCCACCATCAAAGGGTCTTCTTCAGTCAAATCCAGGTCTCTAAGCGAGGAGGCTTCCCCTGAGGTCAGCAGGGTCAGCTGCGGGCTACCAGAGGGCCCAGGCCCGGAACCCCATGGCTGGAGGGCCCTGCCACCTTCCCACAGATTTCACAACCAAACAAATCAGCACTCTGCAGAGCTCCTTCAAACGCCACTACTATCTGGGCACTGCCAAGAAGTGCAAACTGGCAGGCAAGATGGGACTATCTAAAGTTCAGATAAAAACCTGGTTCCAGAATTGCCACATGAAACTGAAGCGCCAGCTCTTTTCTaagacagtccttcaaatactttaagaagGCTGTCAGGTCCTCTCCTATCAAGTCTTCCTTTGTCCAGAGTAACCATCTCTAGTTACTCCAACAAATCCTCAATTGGATTAATGCTAGGCCATGCTGACTGCCCATCTCTGTACACACAGGGACATAGGCCTTCCCACGTAGGACCTCGAAAAGAGTAGGCGCTCGATAAACATTTAATGAGTTAAAATTATCCATATTGTGTCAGGGTGAAGGTTAGAAGGATTGAGGGATTTGGTTCTCTTTTGGCCGTCTTCTACACGGATACTTCCTGGTATAACGGACAGAGAGACATTCTTTCTGTCacaaatcaatcaaccaaacCGATCATTTATTCAGTATCTCTTCTGCATCCATTCCACTCTGAGAGGCACAGGAACAAAAAGGACAAAGCAACTCAATTCAACGAGCCTTTATCAAGTTCCTACTATTCTGCTTGGACAGCTAGGAGGCAaagtagatagagggccaggcctggagtcaggaaaactcatcttcttgagttcaaatccggcctcagactcttactagccatgggactctgagcaagtcccttaaccctgtctgcctcagttttctcatctgtaaaatgagctacagtgtctttgccaagaaaatcccaaatgggggtcacaaaaattTGAACATAACAGAAATGACTAAACCATAGCAACTGTGCTTAGcatgaaaaatacaaagaaaggcaaaaaagttaTTAATTACACTAAAAATGAGTCCCCTCTGCTAAGGGGAAACAACATACAAGCAAGATATTCGTTGTTGTcctgtttcagtcatgcccaactctccgtgaccccatttgggtgtttttgcaaagataatggagtagtttcccatttccttctccagctcattttacagatgaagaaactgaagcaaagaaggtgaagtgacttgcccagagtcacccagctagtaagtgtctgaggccagatttgaactcatgaagatgggtcttcctgattccaggaccagtgttctatcaactgtgccacctagctgccctcaaacaAGACATACACAGAATATATTGGAGATGATCAACAAGATGACAAAATGAAATGATCTTTGCActaagagcttatattctacaaggGAATGGGGAAAGATCTTGGTTCAAGTCTCACTTTTGACAtaatctagctgtgtgatcctgggcaacttaGCCAACCTTTCAGGGCTCTAGGCAACTTACTACCAATAGAAGCTGCAAAGTTACAGATAAATTCCCCATCTACATCTGTGGAGGAAGTTTCCATTCCAGAAGCTCTCCCGATTAATAAAATTGCAGATCTGGACTCCAAAAAGGGCAATTTGGGTTACTCTTTGTGTTGCCCCTGTtttcagggaagggaggagggaaggcatgaaAGGACAGCCAGAAGCTGACACTCCTGGGCAGCAAGCCCAAACTGACCAGGTGCTCCTCATTTGCACTTGATTAGCACTCTGCCCAGTGGAACTCTACCCTAGAGATGAGATCTGGAAAGAGTCAGGGTGGAGAGAAGGCAACATGCCCGGAAATGCCCAAGCTGGCTACTGCCCAGCCTTCTTCTAATCTGGGGTTAACAAGGggactttctgtttctttccataAATGTTCTTCCAGCCCCTTTCCCTGGCACTGAAATCAACAGAAAAACCCAATTCCTGCTCTAGTAACTGCTTTTATGATTAGTTTCATTAATTAGCACccaaaagacaggaaaaaggaagagCTGCAAGGTTTGATGTAAGATATGGAGGATAGCTCCAGCAaatgttccctctctctctcagcctcctGAGTGACCAGAAAGAAGAGTTCACCGCATAATTCTGGCTCTattcaatattttcttcctttatgcaAACGCACTGTTCTCGTTTTTACCATTGGTGACTTCAagtaacaaagaaacaaaagagctgGAAATCAATTAAGCAGTAAAGCTTTGCCTAGTGGGACTCAGGAGCTCCAGTGTCTTTGACTGGGTGAGTTGCCAACCTCCTACTCTGCCTTCTTTTGTGTTTTCTAAAAAGCCAGGAGGCTGTAGGCAATGTGTCAGTCAAATGAAGGAAATACGAGCATCCAAAGGAACCTTTTCCTGAGTCCCTTTCCTTGGGTCCTGTCTCTCCTCAGATGATCAAGCTCATGTGTGTTTTATTCTCCCCCCACTCAGCAGAAGATAAGTAATCAACCAATCTATAAGCACTTTTTAATCACCTATTATGGGCGAAGCACTGTGATGGGCTCTGGGGATACGAAGAGTAAcatcaaacagtccctgccctcaaggagcttacattcttggTGGACCCAAGGGAGGATGGGAAGTAATATGTAGATATGCACATGTTTACATAaacataagtttcttgaggacaaggactgtgtaTCATTTTTGTCTATATCGGGGCACTTTACACAGAGTAGGCAGTCAAATAATTATGGAATCGTTGATTAAAAGCAGAGCCAGGCTATGTCCCTTACATTTGTTGATTGCTGGAATCCCCAAGCCCCTCTCCAATACACATACATTTCTCCCTAGCTAATGAGAAAATAAACTAGTAAAGTGATTAGAATAGGAAACTCTTAATCTCAGTCTGGTGAAGTCCCTGgtccctttctcagaatatttttagatgcataaaacagaatacataggattgcaaaagtAATCAATTACATAAAAATCccgttatcaaaaaaaaaattttaagtttctaGACTCTACATTAAAAGCCCTTGTGTTAGAGGGATGAAGGCCACATGAGTCTCCATTCCCTACCATGTCTTTCTATGCACCTTCCCTCATGGATGGTACAGTACCAGTTACTAAAAAGCTAGACATTCGGAAAAGGAATGCATATAAAAATGAGTTCAATCTGAGATGGGCCATGAGTTAGTGAAAGGCTATAGAAAAGACTGTttttaatggatctgtgatttcatcaatgtatggaactccctctaccaatgcaaattagCACCTGCTATGCAATTCAagagttttagagaattgcctaggacactgagaagttGAGTTATTGGCCCTGTGTTACAGAGCCAGTAGGGgtcggaggtgggatttgaatccaggtcttcttttcTTGGATCTCGGGAAAACTTTCCGTCTACTAGATACTACTCTGTTCTCATGGAAAAGATATATGGTACCTTTCAatatagggcaggtaggtggcacaatgggtagagtgctgggcctggagtcaagaagactcatctcctggagttcaaatccagcctcagacagacTAGCTGTttggccttggataagtcatttaaccctgtttgcttcagtttcctcatctgtaaaatgacctggaaaaggaaataaatggcaaactactctcaagcatctctgccaagaaaaccccaaatgtggtatgaagagtcagactagactcaaaaatgactgaacaacatgtgaCAGTATCTGTGttgagtgctggagatacaaagacaaaaggcacttcctgacctcaaggagtttacactctatgGAGAAGAGTGTATATCATTTtatacagtcacacagctagggataCAACATACAGTCCAAATAATCTCTCTAATAAGTCGTtcctcttctctgggtctcagtttcctcatctggaaaatgagaatattggactagatgatcctctAAGGCTCCCCTTGTAGAGCCCAGGATCCCTGAGGCTGGTCTTTGGAGTgtgtggggtgttcaggaggactagcatctctggtgggaaggctgcttatccaccttcaGGGTCCACCAGTCACCCAACTCTCAACTGCGGCTCTAAGAGGCTATAGCATGTGCAGTGCCCACACCCCAGTaaaaaaccatctcagcagattggctaaaccaggttaaagatcactgacaggcctcaaacatCAATgacttagggggatgtctaccccaagcacacaaacagattttttttccccaagtggaatgaacaaatgagagcagtttgttccaatggccatgcaCTTGGCTGCTGTGGAGCGTTAAGAGCTTgttcagacattgaagatgccaaggtcatccactacaccCTGGGACATTGTCAGTCTTAACTTTTGTCCTACCGCTGGattttaatgactctggaagagagagtgaggctgatcaTCCCATGACAGCATttgtcctcttagaaaatgaagatgaacaAGGCTGGTCTAGCAAACAGATCACAGGATCATGGCTCTAGATCTAGAGAGGGGCTCAAAGGCCATTTAGCCCAACCTTCTTATCTAACAgctgaagacactgaggcccaaagagcggcactgatttgcccatggtcacacaagtgaTCGGGGGAGAGGCAGAATCTGACACCAGAATCAGTACTCTTCTCATAGAACCAGATTTCTTACTGATTCTACCTGTTTTTTTACTCTGATAGGAGAGGCCATCTtgcgctctgtctctctctccctccctccctccctccatccctctctcaccatctctccctccctccctatacacacacacacacacacacacacacacacactgaaatgGATAGTGGTGAAGTTGAAAGCAAGTCTGCTGCACCTAAATACAGTGGTGTCAGAAAGTTATCGCCAAAGAATCTCCCAGGTCCTGGACCCTGTTTACTTGTCTTCTCCCCAATATCATTCCAGCATCATTGTTGTTTGGGAAACATAGTGAGCCTGAGTTACACACATGGCTAAGTCCTCGAATCCCATGTGAATTTCCCTGCAgacattttcatctttcttatttaactccttGTCTTTTATGATTAAATAATCAACTCATTTATGACCACAGGatgcctttccctctcccaaaATGTAAAAGTGCTCCACACACTAGATAGGAAACTGGAAGAAATGTGCGCCAGGGAAAAAACATAGCATGCTTGAGCTGCAACAGAACAAATGTTGGCTAATTTTTTGTTTAAGGGTTTGTAGTTTCCTGACTGCTGAAATGAGAATTTTCATGTTTTGAATATGCTGTAATTTATGCAGGAAACATTCAGGAGCTATTTCAACTAAAGCCAAGTTTAAAATTATCCAAACACCCTTGGGGCCAAAAAAGCCTATTGAAAATAGTTGCTAATTGAGCTGTTTGGACCATAGGTTTCTTTTTTTAGGGAAGgggctgggaggtgggggagagaggtggGCGGAAAGGGAGGTAAAAGAGATACAATAGAAGTGCCCAAGTAATCAGAGGCATTAGACATAGATATAATTCTTAACACCAGAATTTTATAATCTTCCTTGCATAATAGAAACACAGATTCTCATTTGCTAGTCTTGAGAACTTGTAAAAATTGGGACTTATAAGGGTGTGggaaacaggcacactaatacattgttggtggaattgcaaatggatctaaccattctggatctcaatttggaattatgcaagatgAGTGCTTAAACCATTCATATCATTTGGCCCAAGAAATCCACTTCTAGGCATATGCTCCCAAAACATGCCCCCCAAAAGCAAAGGTATgtttatgtatgaaaatattaatGGTGTCACTCTtagtggtaacaaagaactgcaAACAAAGTGGGTGTCTATTGATTGGGAAACAGCTGGGGggacaaactgtggtatatgattacaaTGTTACATTATTATGTAGTATGAAATGGCAGATAAGAGAGGAGGAAACACAGGAAGGCTTTTATGGATTGATTTAAATTGTATATggatgtataaatatacattattTACATTGAAATAAATAGAACCGAAAGAATACATGTATAGCATGTACCCTCTGGCTCTACTCTCTTAAAGTCATACATTACAGTTTCTCTGCAGTGTTTTGTGGTACCCTAAAGGGTCTGTGGAGTGTCTCTTCTCTACTGCCCTTGGCCTGAGCTCCCAACAGCTGTGTTCCCCTGCATTTTAGGAGCCTGTGACCAGCACCCTCATTTTATTCAACCACTTAACATCAACTAGCTTTTAAGAAGAGTTATTTACTTTGAAGACATAAAAAGAACAAGCATTCCCCCAACAACTCAGGGGCATAATCTTCCCTATACCACCTTGGTATCTGGGAAAGATAGCTCAAAATTTAGGTAAAAAAGCCACTGCAAGGTATTTGAAATGTAACAGGTGGTGGGAGCTTGAACTAAGGCAGTGATTAtgtgagaagggagaaggggacagttgtgaaagatgttgcaaagattGAATCAACAAGGTTTCTCAACTGATTGGCTTCTGGAGGtggaagaataaaaagacaaGGATGATTTCAAGGTTATTAATATGGGTAACAAGAAAGATGGTGATAGGAAAGTTAGAAAGAAGGCTGGGTCAACAGGAAAAGTAAAGAGAGGTTTTGGACATGAGTTAGAGAGCTTTATAAcatatacagaagaaaatgttTGGCAGGCAATTAGTGAAAAGGGACTGGCATTAAGGATAGAAATGATAATGTTCCTTAGATCTGTTTCATTCTAAACTGAGAAATTATTTgggaattttaaaaacagaaggcaATATTCTATTGaataaacagaaaaggagaacTAAAGACTTAGCAGCATAACCTGACATTTTAAGTTGTTCACTGACCTGGCTGAAAACTATCAATAGGAATTcacatttatttaacttttttcatcCATGCttgttttgttaaaaataattgctaaaaTGCCAAATATGTGGTGGCAGTCAAATGTAATTCAAATGAAGCAAATTAATGTTTTCATGGAACTATGCAATAAATGGGAGTACACCATCCAGTGACATTGATTGTGAATAACCCATGACTTCTCAAaatgtgtgactcttgtccatgtatCCTGTGCAACTTCCCATTTCATTGTGCTGTTACTGTGCTACAAAGTGCTACTGCATTTCTACTGGATGTCTCCAGGTGACTGCATGGCTACTCTTTGCTCCCATCTGCTGGGCTTCAGCTACCTAGCCTCTTCAAGACCAACTACCCCTCCCTACTACCCTTTCTTAGGTTGTAGTGACTAGAAAACCTCTTTCTGACAGCTAGAGTTGCAGTTCTTTTAACACATAGCCATGAACTAAGCACTGAGGCATCTGAGAGGCCAACAGCAGAATGCTCCAGGCTAAGATTAAGCCTATCCTTTTAGACTGACTTTTATCTGGAGTTGGTTCAAAGTCAAGGGACTCAGGCAACTATCTCATAAGGTTTAAGAAATTGCTTTTAACTCCTGTTGAGTGCCTGCCTGGGATCCTGTAGCCTCAAAATGTATTTTGAATACTATGCCAGAAAGAAATCCAAAAGAGGTCTGTGCTCACTGCTGCACTGAGGAAAGCCTCACTCACACTGTCTTCTTTGACTGGAATGTAAATGAAACTAGGGGCCAGAACCAAAGCTAGGAGAGAAGTAAGGTTATTGCCCCTCACCCCCATATCTCTGATTTTTATGTATATCTGCCAATCCAAAACTCTCTACTTTCCCCTAATACTTTGGCCAATGCAAACCCATGCTGTGTTgttataggtacaaaaatatatttcaacaaaacaaacaacatgGTGCTAATCACCTCctgcagtggaaagaataataACTAAAGGTCAGGGGACCTGTGTTCTAATTCTTGCCCTTcattctggtcctcagtttccttatctgcaaaataaggggctTAGAGGAGACGATCTCCGAGGTCCCCTTCAGATCTTATTGTAACACATTTCAAGAGGGCAACTAAGAAGGActatgaggaaagaagagatgttTTATCACCAGAGAGAACCAAGAGGAAATGGTACCAATTTCAGTATAAGGGATATAAACTAAGATATTTTGAtgtggcatttattaagcaatattAGGTTTCTCAAGGTTGGGTTCCTCTTataatctttctctcctccccaactcctgccctcatataaggggacttcaacatacatattgatattgGCTCAAAAACCTTAACTGCCCAGTTCCTCAAGTCACTCATTTAGCATGActtactccaccccaccccagctaCACGGACAGAAGATCATACTTTTTATTTTGCCTGTAAAGACCCTACtttcatgttcatgaactctgaaattccttttacAGAACTTTTGTCCTACCTGTCCCTCTGCCTTGCAGTCTTTAATCCTGTTCTTAATCCTCACCATGATCTGCAAACCATCCACCCCTTGGTGCTTTCCCAGATCATCATCCCTTCACAGGTTACAaacttccctcttccccatcatAACCCCTTGGTGAAACATTTCAGTTCTCCACCATTCTCTTGTCTCACATCCAATGTCCCTTTATCCTATTAACAATCATGCCCTGACCAGCCTCAGCCTTGGTTTACTCCCACCATCCactgccttcactcctactcaCAAGCTGCTCAGCATAGCtagaaaaatcatgaaactgtgctAACTGGATTTGCTACAAATTTATGATCTTGATCTCACCTGGACCTACACTAAGGCAAGGCAACCCTTTTACAGTTGCTTAACCATTTCACTAACCCACTCTTCACAACATCTTTTCCAAGACCTTTCATTCCTCTTCAaatctcccatggctccccctctTCCAGTCCTCTTAGCTGAAAACTTGTCTCATATttcaatgaaaaaacaaatgagGCTATTCACCATGAACTTCATCTTATCCCCTCTTCGTTTCATGTCGCTGAGATACATTtacccactatctcctccttaaCCTTGTCTCCATGAAAAGGTGACCCATCTCCTTGCCAGAGCAAACAGATCTATAtgcacaaatgatcccattccatctcatcttctccagcagatcatCATTCTAACTAATATCcactctctccctgtctactgccCCACCATCTACAAACTTACCCATGTCtttctcatcctcaaaaaaaccaGCTTTGATCCATCCATCAATGCATATATCTTCTCCCCTTCATGGCTAAAACACTTAATGATGCCATCTGAAATTCATTCCTCTCACCTCTTCTCATGCTCTTAATACTGCAGTCAGGCTTTTGACATCCATATttgactgaaactgctttctcccaAGTTATGAATGATCCCTTAATTGCCAcatcaaatggccttttctcaatcctcacctTCTTGAATTCTTtgcaacctttgacactgttgataagCCTCTTTCTTTTCACTATTCTCATCTCTCCAGGTAATTAGAATACTTCTCTCCCCTatctctcctcctacctgtctgaccattccttttcagttttctttagaCTTCCAATACCAAGATgacagagtgaggaaggaatgtTCAGGAGCCCTTtgaaattctcctccaaacaactataaaactgcctaggagcagggaagcagctcaCCTcaagcaggaaagatctgtctcactgggagggaggggagtgatgtccaagagcagcagcagcagcagcagccagcctcacagTAGGGGACCTGCAACAAGGCTCCAAGCCTAGGACAATCCATCATCAAGGCTCCACCCTCCTGCAAACCAGCAACCCCCTGGGCAAGTGAACAATCTGTGCAGCACAGCAAGGCCCTATCCCAGCAACTAAATCactaacaaaactaacagaaatcatatggttatctcaatagatgcaggaaaagtctttgacaaaTATAGCATCCACTCTTGtcaaaaacactagagagcataggaataaatggagcttaccttaaaatgacaaataatatttatctaaaaccatcagcaagcattatgtgtaatgggggtaagctagaagccttcctaatacAATCAGGATGCCCATtgtcacctctattatttaatattgtagtagaaatgctagctagagcaataagagaagaaaaagacaataaaggaatgagaataggcaataaggaaacaaaattatcactctttgcaaatgatacaatggtgtacttagagaatcttagagaatcaattgAAAAACTACTGAAATTGTTAACAActatagcaaagttgcaggatacaaaataaacccgtATAAAACATcggcatttttatatattaccaacaaagtccaacagcaaaagacagaaagagaaattccatttaaaaaaactgtagacaatataaaatacctgggagtctacctgccaagacaaaccctggAATTCTATGAACActactataaaacacttttcacacaagtatagtcacatctaaataattagaaaaatatttattgctcctaggcaagctgagccattataataaaaatcacaattctacctaaattaatccatttattcagtgccatactaatcaaactatcaaaaattactttctagagctaggaaaataataacaaaattattctggaagaacaaaagttcaaggatatcaagggaatcaatgaaaaaatgtgaaagaaggtggtctagctgtaccagatctcaaattgtgtTGTAAAGTGATAATTATAAAAAACAATtggatactggctaagaaatagagtgacaTATCAATGGAATAAATTAGGCATAAACTATATTATATTAAATGTCCATACTAATCTACTatatgataaatccaaagatccaagcttttggaacaaaaactcattatttgacaaaaaattctgggaaaactagaaaaacagcatggcagaaactaggtatacatcaacatctcacactgtataccaaaacaaggtcaaaatgggtacatgaattACATATaagggtgatgccataagcaaattaagaaagcatgtggataagagaaaaatttaggaccaaagaagatatagagagcattacaaaatataaaatagataattttgattatataaaattgaaaagttcttACACAAACAAAACTGTCACAACCAAAAtaataaggaaaacagaaaagtggggaaatttttaacaatatatagagaatatatggttacagatatataaatagatatagatatatgaatatatagagaactgagtcaaatttattaaaatacaagttattcctcaattgataaatggccaaaggatatgaacaagaagttttcaaataaagaaatcaaaactaagtatagtcatatgaaaaaatgctgtaaatcactattgatcagagaaaggcaaattaaaacaactctgaggtaccacctcatacctatcagagtggttaatatgacaaaaaaggaaaatgttggatgttggagggaatgtgggaaaactgggacactaatgcactgttggtacagtggtgaactgatctaaccattctggagaacaatttggaactatgttcaaaagggctataaaactgttatATAAAGTGATATTAAACCCTTTGATGCAGCTATTCCACTGCTACGTCTATAGCCCAAAGACATcccaaaaaggggggaaaggacctGTTAGTACAAAAAAAtttaggggcatctaggtggcacagtgagtagagcactggccctggagtcaggaggacctgagttcaaatccagcctcatacacttgacacacatactagctgtgtgaccttgggcaagtcacttaactccaaatgctctgccttccccctccaaaaatatgcTATATTATAAgtagttcttttttgtggtggctaagaattggaaatcaaaaggatgcccatcagttggacaAAACATTGGGCTAAACAAGCTAtcgtatatgattgtgatggaatattattgtgctataagaaatgacaagcaggatgatttcaggaaaacctggacttacattaactgatgcatagtaaagcgaacagaaccaggagaatgttgtacacagtaacagcagtattgttcaatgaagaactgtgaatgacttgactattctcatcaatacaatgatccaagacaatctccaAAGGAATGATGATGaggcatactatccacctccagagaaagaattgagattgactgaatacagactgaagcatgctattttcttctctttcatttctttttccttttgattcttcTTGCACCTAAATGacaaatacagaaatgttttacataattgcacatgcataacatatctgattgtttgccatctcaggaaaggaggagaggggaggaattgAGGGAGGGGtcaaatttagaactcaaatctttaaataaaaatattcaaaaatttttaaaaaggtttctttgctggatcttcattgaAGATCTTCATTGACACTAAGAATGGATGCCTTCAGAAACTGTCCCTGGGTCTCTTCTATTCTACctttatattattcattttgtatacaatatcagctcctatggattcaattgTCATCTGCATGTCAATTTTTAGAACTATTTTTCTacccctaacctctctcttgacctccagttTCCAATTTCCAACTGCCCATTGGAAATCTCAAAACGTTATATCCAGACAAGTTAAACTTAGTATGtccaaaaatgaattcattatctccccctccaaaaaaaagaatcctctctTCCTAATTTACCTACTATTATCAAGGGCATCACTATCCTCCTTGGTACCCATGCTTGCAACTTccatgtcatcctcaactcctcactctctctccccagcACCCAGAGCCAATCAGTTTCCAAGACCTCTCAATTCTACCTTCATCATCTGTCATATttgccttcttctttcctctgctaCTACCATCACCCACATTTAGGCCTTCAACTAATTTACATCTGGACTATTACAACAACCTGCTGATTAGTCTCCCTCACCTCAAGCCTCACTTCACTCAAAGTGACAATTACAGTTAAAAAAACTTACCCAGCAACCCCATGACATCAGTGGGTGAATTCTGGGCTGTCTTCTATTCAAAGGTATGATTGGAAACTGACAGTAATTCCTGGTATTAGTAATGTCCAGGGCCTCCTTTAAAGTTCCAGAATACTATGAGCTTTCCCTTGttccattcagctatcaaagtgatcttcctaattaaatcacttcacttttctcaaTTTCTATGCTTTCATGTgttaaaaagggaggagggagggaattataGCATCTATACTTCATAGGACTATTGCAAAGATcaacaaataaaatatgtaaagtactttgcagaacTTGAAGTGGTACCTA
Proteins encoded in this window:
- the LOC118854965 gene encoding LOW QUALITY PROTEIN: homeobox protein pv.1-like (The sequence of the model RefSeq protein was modified relative to this genomic sequence to represent the inferred CDS: deleted 1 base in 1 codon), which translates into the protein MMKAPFFVEWLSRSSKKPSHLGQGDSEASIEGGGRGTPGLLFLGPPDTSGSDGPSTSSWPLALPTATIKGSSSVKSRSLSEEASPEVSRVSCGLPEGPGPEPHGGGPCHLPTDFTTKQISTLQSSFKRHYYLGTAKKCKLAGKMGLSKVQIKTWFQNCHMKLKRQLFSKTVLQIL